One genomic segment of Vibrio quintilis includes these proteins:
- the prfC gene encoding peptide chain release factor 3, which produces MADQNFLNEVNKRRTFAIISHPDAGKTTITEKVLLFGQAIQQAGTVKGRGSNQHAKSDWMDMEKERGISITTSVMQFPYNECLVNLLDTPGHEDFSEDTYRTLTAVDSCLMVIDAAKGVEDRTRKLMEVTRLRDTPILTFMNKLDRDIRDPMELLDEVESELNILCAPVTWPIGCGKEFKGVYHLHRDETILYSTGQGHMIQDVRIIQGLENPELDQAIGDSLAEQLREELELVVGASNEFDEELFLQGELTPVFFGTALGNFGVDHMLDGLTEWAPSPMPRQANERHVEAKEEKFSGFVFKIQANMDPKHRDRIAFMRVVSGTYSQGMKMNHVRIGKQVSISDAVTFMAGDRARAEHAYAGDIIGLHNHGTIQIGDTFTQGESLKFAGIPNFAPELFRRIRLKDPLKQKQLLKGLVQLSEEGAVQVFRPLQNNDLIVGAVGVLQFDVVVARLKSEYNVEAIYESINVATARWVECDDAKKFEEFQRKNQSHLALDGGDNLTYIAPTMVNLNLAQERFPDVDFRATREH; this is translated from the coding sequence ATGGCAGACCAAAATTTCCTCAATGAAGTCAATAAGCGACGTACGTTCGCGATCATTTCTCACCCGGATGCGGGTAAAACAACCATAACCGAAAAAGTTCTTTTGTTCGGACAGGCAATTCAGCAGGCCGGAACGGTCAAAGGCCGCGGTTCGAATCAGCATGCGAAATCAGACTGGATGGATATGGAAAAAGAGCGGGGGATTTCGATTACGACATCCGTGATGCAGTTTCCGTATAACGAATGTCTGGTGAACCTGCTGGACACGCCGGGACACGAAGACTTTTCTGAGGATACTTACCGGACATTAACCGCGGTGGATTCCTGTCTGATGGTGATTGATGCCGCGAAAGGGGTTGAGGACCGGACCCGTAAGTTAATGGAAGTGACCCGGTTGCGTGATACGCCGATCCTGACGTTCATGAACAAACTTGACCGGGATATCCGGGATCCGATGGAACTGCTGGATGAGGTGGAAAGCGAGCTGAATATTCTTTGTGCGCCGGTGACCTGGCCAATCGGCTGCGGGAAAGAGTTCAAAGGCGTTTATCACCTTCACCGTGATGAAACGATCCTCTACAGTACCGGACAGGGGCACATGATTCAGGATGTGCGGATCATTCAGGGGCTGGAGAATCCGGAATTAGATCAAGCGATTGGTGATTCTCTTGCAGAACAGTTACGCGAAGAGCTGGAGCTGGTGGTCGGTGCCTCCAATGAGTTTGATGAAGAGCTTTTCCTTCAGGGAGAGCTGACACCGGTTTTCTTCGGCACGGCACTGGGTAACTTTGGTGTTGATCATATGCTGGATGGTTTAACGGAATGGGCGCCCTCACCGATGCCGCGTCAGGCAAATGAAAGGCATGTTGAAGCGAAGGAAGAGAAGTTTTCCGGGTTTGTTTTTAAAATTCAGGCCAATATGGATCCGAAACACCGCGACCGGATTGCGTTTATGCGGGTTGTTTCCGGTACTTACAGCCAGGGTATGAAAATGAATCATGTCCGTATCGGCAAGCAGGTGAGTATCTCGGACGCGGTTACCTTTATGGCGGGTGATCGTGCCCGAGCAGAACATGCTTATGCCGGAGATATTATCGGGTTGCATAATCACGGTACGATCCAGATTGGGGATACGTTTACTCAGGGTGAATCCCTGAAGTTTGCCGGTATTCCGAATTTTGCACCGGAATTATTCCGCCGGATCCGTCTGAAAGATCCATTGAAGCAAAAGCAGTTGCTGAAAGGGTTAGTTCAGCTTTCTGAAGAAGGGGCTGTGCAGGTTTTCCGTCCGTTGCAAAATAATGATTTGATTGTTGGAGCGGTTGGTGTGCTTCAGTTTGATGTTGTTGTTGCCCGTCTGAAATCTGAATATAACGTTGAGGCAATTTATGAGAGCATCAATGTTGCGACGGCGAGATGGGTTGAGTGTGATGATGCGAAGAAATTTGAAGAATTTCAGCGTAAGAATCAGTCACATCTTGCCCTGGATGGCGGCGATAACCTGACCTATATCGCACCGACGATGGTCAATCTGAACCTGGCTCAGGAACGTTTTCCGGATGTTGATTTCCGGGCAACCAGAGAGCATTAA
- a CDS encoding S8 family serine peptidase, which yields MTIHQLTGFQRRRLSLGLMIALSCAVTSTFAAELKIVNKVGTSLNHGVAEKASPQEQSRTLTELKTASLNNESAVQTYIITGDLPSVASYRGGIEGYESAMSSQDKKLNIQGSSAAAYRAYLQHHQTALIERIEASLGHEVTVLQAMQTAVNALVVQLTPDEVKKISALKGIKSIQKDIQQQLNSSDDQAMYALPSQPELMPDFIENKLNYLAQNSLLGLRTGSEQLQAADSSWQGGLSWIHAPEVWRGSEQLTGTKGEGVVVGVIDSGINPYSPSFRATGDDGYTAKNPKGHYVGVCDTESSVYDASFPCNSKLIGAWGYRGIANGSPVDEHGHGSHTASTAAGNIVYNAALKTSSGLNIVKDVAGVAPHANIIAYRACDKNNQCPISAFLYAVDRAVQDGVDVINFSAGYSEFIDPWAEPVSLAYLSATDAGIFVSAAAGNSGPAPRSISATSGTPWVMTSGNSSHNLVYQNALADMTGGDAGLIPDTITGQTLSQSYGPATIIDAAAYNNPYCEAGKFNIQLNGEIVVCRYSDQAFSQLKANMIGQGAGALILMLPQTIGHGVPTGPGFLRPVDNGYPRIDISYESGQKLSQWLASGKTHTARLTGTKMVTDNRLADIMTFDSSRGPQQTNPGLLKPDITAPGKGIFAAFKDGQSYAIESGTSMAAPHVTGAGALIRSLHPDWSPMQIKSAMMTTAYTGLLKEDGKRAATPFDMGAGRIDVDKAAHAALVLDENARDFIQADPNRGGDPSALNLASLAQKTCVVNCQWTRTVTNGREMTTVWTAMPNPYVTVEPAAFALNPGESQTLTFTANLYNTNVGQWQFAQVGIKSLTPGVPDVHFPVAALSAISNLNQMRGVEITTKQSVDQATLKGLKTVDVSNMQVKTLGPAKATAIDSVLPFSEDYLNSVTRYRYFTFDVPEGAQRFVAEITKTESKDLDLFVGVGEQADFNHVYYYARNANRALEYINMPMPDHAKKLWVAVQNYRYNDPQMIHFRLQTAFLSPSAGNLTVSVPSFVAGGVPFDADIDFSLPDSQSGDRYYGAFSLGTDAAHPDNLGTSFIDFIRQ from the coding sequence AAGCTTCTCCACAAGAGCAATCCAGAACGCTGACAGAGTTAAAAACAGCGTCACTGAACAATGAATCTGCCGTTCAGACCTACATTATTACCGGGGATTTACCTTCGGTAGCCAGTTACCGTGGCGGAATTGAGGGCTATGAATCCGCCATGAGCAGTCAGGATAAGAAACTGAATATTCAGGGCTCTTCAGCCGCTGCTTACCGGGCCTATTTACAACATCATCAGACAGCATTGATTGAGCGCATCGAAGCTTCTCTGGGACACGAAGTCACGGTTTTGCAGGCAATGCAAACGGCTGTGAATGCGCTTGTTGTTCAGCTGACCCCGGATGAAGTAAAGAAAATATCGGCGCTGAAAGGGATCAAATCGATTCAGAAAGATATTCAACAGCAACTGAACAGCAGCGATGATCAGGCGATGTATGCGCTCCCTTCCCAGCCTGAACTGATGCCTGATTTTATTGAAAACAAATTGAATTATCTGGCACAGAATAGCCTTTTGGGTCTTCGTACCGGCAGTGAACAGCTTCAGGCTGCGGATTCGTCATGGCAAGGCGGTTTGTCATGGATTCATGCGCCGGAAGTCTGGCGGGGCTCGGAACAATTAACCGGCACCAAAGGGGAAGGTGTGGTTGTTGGTGTGATTGATTCCGGGATTAATCCTTACAGTCCGTCATTTCGTGCTACCGGGGATGATGGATATACGGCGAAGAATCCTAAAGGGCATTATGTTGGTGTCTGTGATACAGAATCATCCGTTTATGATGCTTCTTTTCCGTGTAACAGCAAACTGATTGGGGCCTGGGGATACCGCGGAATCGCCAATGGCAGCCCGGTAGATGAGCACGGACATGGTTCTCATACCGCCAGCACTGCAGCCGGAAATATTGTTTACAATGCAGCGCTGAAAACGTCATCCGGGCTGAATATTGTCAAGGATGTTGCCGGTGTTGCGCCTCATGCCAATATTATTGCTTACCGGGCATGTGATAAGAATAACCAATGCCCCATTTCAGCTTTTTTATATGCAGTTGACCGTGCGGTTCAGGACGGTGTGGATGTGATTAACTTCTCTGCGGGATATTCAGAATTCATTGATCCCTGGGCTGAGCCGGTTTCTCTGGCTTATTTATCTGCAACCGATGCGGGCATTTTTGTGTCGGCCGCAGCAGGCAATTCCGGACCAGCGCCACGCTCGATCAGTGCAACCTCGGGAACGCCGTGGGTGATGACATCCGGTAATAGTTCTCACAATCTGGTTTATCAGAATGCTTTAGCTGATATGACCGGTGGTGATGCTGGCTTAATTCCGGACACAATTACCGGGCAGACACTTTCACAAAGCTACGGTCCGGCAACGATTATTGATGCCGCTGCCTATAATAATCCATATTGTGAAGCTGGTAAGTTCAATATTCAGTTGAATGGGGAAATTGTGGTTTGCCGCTATTCCGATCAGGCATTCAGTCAGCTCAAAGCAAATATGATCGGACAAGGTGCCGGTGCTCTGATTTTGATGTTGCCACAAACGATTGGTCATGGTGTGCCGACCGGTCCGGGATTTTTGCGCCCGGTTGATAACGGTTATCCGAGAATTGATATCAGCTACGAAAGCGGGCAAAAACTGTCACAATGGCTTGCTTCCGGTAAGACGCATACTGCAAGGCTGACCGGAACAAAGATGGTGACGGATAACCGGCTGGCAGACATCATGACATTTGACAGTTCCAGAGGGCCGCAGCAAACCAATCCCGGCTTGCTCAAGCCTGATATTACCGCACCGGGTAAAGGGATTTTCGCTGCATTTAAAGACGGGCAAAGCTATGCGATTGAAAGCGGAACATCGATGGCGGCACCTCATGTTACTGGTGCTGGTGCCTTGATCCGATCCTTACATCCGGACTGGTCACCAATGCAGATTAAGTCGGCGATGATGACAACTGCGTATACCGGCCTGTTGAAAGAAGATGGAAAAAGGGCCGCGACACCTTTTGATATGGGGGCCGGCCGGATCGATGTAGATAAAGCTGCACATGCAGCTCTGGTGCTGGATGAAAATGCACGGGACTTTATTCAGGCCGATCCGAACCGGGGGGGCGATCCTTCGGCGCTCAACCTGGCTTCTCTGGCTCAGAAAACCTGTGTGGTGAATTGCCAGTGGACGAGGACGGTGACGAATGGCCGGGAAATGACGACAGTCTGGACGGCGATGCCAAATCCATATGTCACGGTTGAGCCGGCGGCTTTTGCCCTGAATCCGGGAGAAAGTCAGACATTAACTTTTACGGCGAATCTGTATAACACCAATGTCGGTCAGTGGCAGTTTGCTCAGGTGGGTATTAAGTCATTGACACCGGGTGTGCCTGATGTGCATTTCCCGGTTGCGGCGCTGAGTGCGATCAGTAACCTGAACCAGATGCGCGGGGTTGAAATTACCACGAAGCAGTCAGTAGATCAGGCGACACTGAAAGGTTTGAAAACCGTTGATGTGAGCAATATGCAGGTGAAAACGCTGGGTCCGGCTAAAGCCACGGCGATTGATAGTGTATTGCCCTTTAGTGAAGATTATCTGAATTCCGTCACCCGTTATCGTTATTTCACTTTCGATGTGCCTGAAGGGGCGCAAAGGTTTGTTGCCGAGATAACCAAAACAGAATCAAAGGATTTGGATCTGTTTGTCGGGGTTGGAGAACAGGCTGACTTTAATCATGTGTATTACTATGCAAGAAATGCAAATCGTGCTTTAGAATACATCAATATGCCGATGCCGGATCATGCGAAAAAACTCTGGGTCGCGGTGCAGAATTATCGCTACAACGATCCTCAGATGATTCACTTCCGGCTACAGACTGCTTTCCTGTCCCCTTCAGCCGGAAACCTGACTGTTTCTGTGCCATCGTTTGTTGCGGGTGGCGTACCGTTTGATGCCGATATTGATTTCAGTCTGCCGGATTCTCAGTCCGGGGACAGGTATTATGGTGCATTTTCTCTCGGAACGGATGCTGCTCATCCGGATAATCTGGGAACCTCATTTATTGATTTTATCCGTCAGTAA
- a CDS encoding tRNA1(Val) (adenine(37)-N6)-methyltransferase — protein sequence MKTPTTTKKFCFKQFSLTTGNCGMPVSTDSVMLGAWIQGHSPTNVNVPKKILDIGTGTGILALMCAQRFPEAEITALDIDSKAIESATINCQQSPWGNRIHIQHQDILQCPTDNAFDMIICNPPYFNSGQTASSSARATARHTINLTHHQLLQVCRTLITSAGNAGFILPVSEGEQFIQAAQQYSWYLSRYCAVQPTENKPCHRILMEFTCDPVESCEKSQLIIRENQQYSDEFVRLTKDFYQKM from the coding sequence ATGAAAACACCAACAACAACCAAAAAATTTTGTTTCAAACAATTCTCTCTTACCACAGGGAACTGCGGGATGCCGGTCAGTACCGACAGTGTCATGCTGGGAGCCTGGATTCAGGGTCATTCGCCCACAAATGTCAACGTACCAAAAAAAATTCTGGATATCGGGACAGGCACTGGCATACTGGCATTAATGTGTGCACAACGTTTCCCGGAAGCGGAGATAACTGCACTGGATATTGACAGTAAGGCAATAGAATCAGCCACTATCAACTGTCAGCAATCCCCTTGGGGAAACAGAATTCATATTCAACATCAGGATATTCTTCAATGTCCGACAGACAATGCATTTGATATGATCATCTGTAATCCGCCCTATTTTAATTCAGGACAAACGGCCTCATCCTCAGCCAGAGCAACAGCCCGGCATACCATTAACTTAACCCATCATCAGTTACTTCAGGTCTGCCGTACCCTGATAACTTCCGCCGGAAACGCCGGTTTTATTCTGCCTGTGAGTGAAGGAGAGCAATTTATTCAGGCAGCTCAGCAATATAGCTGGTATCTTTCAAGATATTGTGCAGTGCAACCCACAGAGAATAAGCCCTGCCACAGAATTCTGATGGAATTCACCTGCGACCCGGTTGAGTCATGCGAAAAATCACAGCTCATCATCAGAGAGAACCAACAATATAGTGATGAGTTTGTCCGCCTGACTAAAGACTTTTATCAAAAAATGTAA
- the brnQ gene encoding branched-chain amino acid transport system II carrier protein gives MKQTLKLSDIIAVGFMLFAFFLGAGNIIFPPLAGQLAGDHVLSAMGGFLLTAVGLPLVSIIAVALAGGTWEHLTKDLPVKLATLMATLIFIVIGPMFATPRTGLVAFEMAVKPLLHEPGAYSLGLFSVLFFVVASLFSWFQGKLIDYIGKFLTPILFVGLIIVAIGVFIHPQGDILAAKDAYASQPLIKGFLEGYNTMDTFAALMFGMLMVDALKGKGITEAKATTRYLILAACIAAGGLAFVYISLFYLGATSFAIAEGANNGGVILSLYVQALFGPSGQTVLSVIVLLACLTTAIGLISACSDYFSSLTRFSYRTWVVINGVTCAVIANVGLKQLISLSVPVLYALYPVAIALVMLTFLRPRLPNPRVAFRVVLAVSFLFALIDAVKATGLDVSALNVLPLFDIGMGWLAPTFAAVLMMFLMPKTQEKITLREVTEN, from the coding sequence GTGAAACAGACATTAAAATTATCCGATATTATTGCGGTCGGCTTCATGCTGTTCGCTTTCTTTTTGGGTGCCGGTAACATTATTTTTCCACCTTTGGCCGGACAACTTGCGGGAGATCATGTGCTTTCTGCAATGGGCGGCTTTTTGCTGACAGCTGTCGGATTACCGCTGGTGTCTATCATTGCTGTTGCGCTGGCTGGTGGAACATGGGAGCACCTGACTAAAGATTTGCCGGTGAAACTGGCGACACTGATGGCGACATTGATCTTTATTGTCATCGGTCCGATGTTTGCGACACCCCGGACAGGCTTAGTGGCTTTTGAAATGGCGGTAAAACCTTTATTGCATGAACCGGGTGCTTACTCACTGGGCCTGTTTTCGGTTTTATTCTTTGTGGTCGCGTCTTTATTTTCCTGGTTTCAGGGAAAGCTGATTGATTATATCGGAAAGTTCCTGACACCGATTTTGTTTGTCGGGTTAATCATTGTTGCAATAGGCGTTTTTATTCACCCGCAGGGGGATATTCTTGCAGCAAAAGATGCATATGCTTCACAGCCATTGATCAAAGGTTTTCTGGAAGGTTACAACACAATGGATACCTTCGCGGCGCTGATGTTCGGGATGCTGATGGTTGATGCTTTGAAAGGGAAAGGCATCACGGAAGCTAAAGCAACCACAAGATATTTGATTCTCGCTGCCTGTATTGCAGCCGGTGGTTTAGCATTTGTCTATATTTCGCTGTTTTATCTGGGAGCAACCAGTTTTGCTATTGCCGAAGGTGCCAATAATGGTGGTGTTATTCTGAGTCTGTATGTTCAGGCGCTGTTCGGTCCTTCCGGTCAGACTGTGCTATCTGTGATAGTGCTGTTAGCCTGTCTGACAACTGCTATCGGTCTGATTTCTGCCTGTTCTGATTACTTCAGTTCTCTGACGCGTTTCAGCTACCGGACATGGGTTGTTATCAATGGCGTGACCTGTGCAGTGATTGCGAATGTCGGACTGAAACAACTTATTTCGTTGTCTGTCCCGGTACTTTATGCACTTTATCCTGTAGCCATTGCGTTGGTGATGCTGACATTTTTACGTCCCCGTTTGCCTAATCCCCGGGTTGCTTTCCGGGTGGTTTTAGCGGTTTCATTCTTATTTGCCCTGATTGATGCTGTCAAAGCAACGGGTCTGGATGTTTCAGCATTGAATGTTCTGCCACTTTTTGACATTGGTATGGGGTGGTTAGCACCGACTTTTGCAGCTGTACTGATGATGTTCCTGATGCCTAAAACACAGGAAAAAATCACCTTGCGTGAGGTGACGGAAAACTAA
- the lysS gene encoding lysine--tRNA ligase produces the protein MTDVIQNDNIQEENKLVAERRSKLEHIRKSCKSNGHPNDFRRDSLAGDLQKQFGEKTKEELEELNHIVAVAGRVMAKRGPFLVIQETSGRIQAYANKDVQKELKAKYQGLDIGDIIGVKGALHKSGKGDLYVNMESYELLTKALRPLPEKFHGLTDQELRYRQRYVDLIVNEDSRQAFIIRSKLITAIRGFMASKNYLEVETPMMQTIPGGAAARPFITHHNALDIDMYLRIAPELYLKRLVVGGFDRVFEINRNFRNEGLSLRHNPEFTMMEFYQAYSDFNDLMDLTEEMLSQVAQEVMGATSVPYGDEMVDFGGRYTRMTMLEAIQHYNPDHQDIQSLDNEKIQDRELMVSIAKSLHIDVESFWTCGQLLEEIFGETAEPQLIQPTFITGYPADISPLARRNDENPFITDRFEFFIGGREVANGFSELNDAEDQESRFKAQVAAKDAGDDEAMFYDGDYIRALEHGLPPTAGQGIGIDRLAMLFTNAHSIRDVILFPAMRPQL, from the coding sequence ATGACTGATGTGATTCAAAACGACAACATTCAAGAAGAGAATAAGCTTGTTGCGGAACGTCGTAGTAAGCTGGAGCATATCCGCAAAAGTTGTAAATCAAATGGCCACCCGAATGATTTTCGCCGGGATAGCCTGGCCGGGGATTTGCAGAAACAGTTCGGTGAAAAGACAAAAGAAGAGCTGGAAGAGTTAAACCATATTGTTGCTGTTGCCGGCCGGGTAATGGCGAAACGTGGCCCATTTTTAGTGATTCAGGAAACTTCCGGCCGGATTCAGGCATATGCAAATAAAGATGTGCAAAAAGAGCTGAAAGCCAAATATCAGGGGCTGGATATCGGTGATATTATCGGTGTGAAGGGTGCATTGCACAAATCCGGTAAAGGCGATCTTTACGTGAACATGGAATCGTATGAACTGTTGACAAAAGCGTTGCGTCCATTGCCGGAGAAATTTCACGGATTAACGGATCAGGAACTGCGTTATCGTCAGCGTTATGTTGATCTGATTGTCAATGAAGATTCACGTCAGGCATTTATTATCCGTTCCAAACTGATTACTGCGATTCGCGGCTTTATGGCTTCTAAAAATTATCTGGAAGTTGAAACACCGATGATGCAGACCATTCCAGGTGGTGCGGCTGCCCGTCCTTTCATTACTCATCACAATGCTTTAGATATTGATATGTATCTGCGTATTGCGCCGGAATTATATCTGAAACGTTTGGTTGTTGGCGGTTTTGATCGGGTCTTTGAAATTAACCGTAACTTCCGTAATGAAGGGCTGTCTTTGCGGCATAATCCTGAATTCACCATGATGGAATTTTATCAGGCGTATTCTGATTTCAATGATCTGATGGATCTGACAGAAGAAATGTTAAGTCAGGTAGCTCAGGAAGTCATGGGGGCTACTTCAGTCCCGTATGGTGATGAGATGGTTGATTTTGGTGGCCGTTATACCCGGATGACAATGCTGGAAGCAATTCAGCATTATAATCCGGATCATCAGGATATTCAGAGCCTGGATAACGAGAAGATTCAGGATCGTGAATTGATGGTATCGATTGCTAAATCTCTGCATATCGACGTTGAATCATTCTGGACCTGTGGTCAGTTACTGGAAGAGATTTTTGGTGAGACGGCAGAGCCTCAGCTGATTCAGCCTACGTTTATTACAGGATATCCTGCTGATATTTCTCCTTTGGCACGTCGTAACGATGAAAATCCGTTTATTACCGATCGGTTTGAATTTTTCATTGGTGGCCGGGAAGTCGCAAATGGTTTCTCTGAGCTGAATGATGCTGAAGATCAGGAATCCCGCTTTAAAGCACAGGTTGCTGCAAAAGATGCGGGTGATGATGAAGCGATGTTTTATGATGGGGATTACATCAGAGCATTAGAACATGGTTTACCACCAACAGCAGGGCAGGGAATTGGAATCGATCGTTTAGCGATGTTATTTACGAATGCACATTCGATTCGGGATGTCATTTTATTTCCGGCGATGAGACCTCAGTTATAA
- the srmB gene encoding ATP-dependent RNA helicase SrmB — MIRDFADLDLDPVLLQSLEEMGFTKPTQVQASSIPIALDGNDVLASAPTGTGKTAAFALPAIQYLLDFPRKKPGPARILILTPTRELAIQVTEQIKSLAKYTRLQIFSITGGVQYQEHADLLAATQDIVVATPGRLMEYIGSETFDCRAIEWLVLDEADRMLDMGFGPVVERLSAECRWRKQSLLFSATLEGHGVENFSARLLTDPQIVQSDPSRRERKKITQWYYRADDLKHKVELLKHILAEQSQKAIVFIKTRERLAELRGMLEKASVECAWLQGEMPQDRRNNAITRFRDGSVNVLLATDVAARGIDIPDITHVINYDLPRSADVFIHRIGRTARAGKKGTAISLVEAHDQLMMDRICRYQKEEIKERFVDGLRPKHKKPVFKKKKKKVKTSPAKKADKKSTKKKKS, encoded by the coding sequence GTGATCAGAGATTTTGCAGATTTAGATCTGGACCCGGTACTACTTCAGTCTCTTGAAGAGATGGGGTTTACCAAGCCAACGCAGGTACAGGCATCCTCAATTCCCATCGCACTGGATGGTAATGATGTACTGGCATCTGCGCCGACCGGCACCGGTAAAACCGCCGCTTTTGCACTGCCAGCAATTCAGTACTTACTGGATTTTCCCCGTAAGAAACCCGGTCCGGCACGTATTCTGATTCTCACGCCAACCCGTGAACTGGCGATTCAGGTGACAGAACAGATAAAATCACTGGCAAAATATACCCGGTTGCAGATATTCAGTATTACCGGTGGCGTTCAGTATCAGGAACATGCTGACTTGCTGGCAGCCACGCAGGACATTGTGGTTGCCACACCGGGACGGCTGATGGAATACATCGGGTCAGAAACATTTGATTGTCGTGCGATTGAATGGCTGGTACTTGATGAAGCTGACCGGATGCTGGATATGGGATTTGGTCCGGTTGTTGAGCGTCTTTCAGCGGAATGCCGCTGGAGAAAGCAGTCTCTGCTGTTTTCAGCCACACTGGAAGGTCACGGTGTGGAGAATTTCTCCGCCCGGCTGTTAACAGATCCGCAGATCGTACAAAGCGATCCTTCCCGCCGGGAAAGAAAAAAAATCACCCAATGGTATTACCGGGCTGATGATCTGAAGCATAAAGTTGAGTTACTTAAACATATCCTTGCCGAACAATCACAGAAAGCAATTGTCTTCATCAAAACCCGGGAACGCCTGGCTGAACTGAGAGGCATGCTGGAAAAAGCCTCAGTTGAATGTGCATGGCTGCAGGGAGAAATGCCTCAGGACAGACGCAATAACGCGATTACACGTTTCAGAGATGGCAGCGTTAATGTCCTGCTCGCTACAGATGTCGCAGCCAGGGGGATTGATATTCCCGATATTACTCACGTCATCAACTATGATCTGCCAAGATCTGCCGATGTCTTCATCCACCGGATCGGCAGAACAGCCAGAGCCGGAAAAAAAGGGACAGCAATTTCGCTGGTTGAAGCTCACGATCAACTGATGATGGACAGAATCTGCCGTTATCAGAAAGAAGAAATCAAAGAGCGCTTTGTGGACGGGCTCCGGCCGAAACACAAAAAACCGGTATTTAAAAAGAAGAAAAAGAAAGTAAAAACCAGTCCTGCGAAAAAAGCGGATAAAAAAAGCACGAAAAAGAAAAAATCTTAG
- the prfB gene encoding peptide chain release factor 2 (programmed frameshift) yields MFEINPIKNRLQDVSERTNILRGYLDYDAKKERLEEVNAELEQPDVWNEPERAQALGRERASLEAVVETIQQLEQGVDDVEGLLELAIEAEDQETFDEIFPELDELEAKLEKLEFRRMFSGDHDASDCYIDLQAGSGGTEAQDWTSMLLRMYLRWAESKGFKTEVIEVSEGEVAGLKSATVRVSGEYTYGWLRTETGVHRLVRKSPFDSGGRRHTSFASAFIYPEVDENIAIDVNPADLRIDVYRASGAGGQHVNTTESAVRITHLPTNTVVQCQTDRSQHKNKDQAMKQLRAKLFELELQKQNAEKQANEDAKSDIGWGSQIRSYVLDDSRIKDLRTGIENRNTQAVLDGDLDKFIEASLKSGL; encoded by the exons ATGTTTGAAATCAATCCTATAAAAAATCGTCTTCAGGATGTGTCAGAGCGCACAAATATCCTGAGGGGGTATCTT GACTACGATGCTAAGAAAGAGCGTCTTGAAGAAGTCAATGCAGAGTTAGAGCAACCTGATGTCTGGAACGAGCCTGAACGGGCTCAGGCATTAGGACGCGAGAGAGCTTCTCTTGAAGCCGTTGTCGAAACTATTCAGCAGCTTGAGCAGGGTGTTGATGATGTTGAAGGTTTGCTGGAACTGGCTATCGAAGCCGAAGATCAGGAAACGTTTGATGAAATTTTCCCTGAACTGGATGAGCTGGAAGCAAAACTGGAAAAACTTGAGTTCCGGAGAATGTTTTCTGGTGACCATGATGCATCAGACTGTTATATTGATTTGCAGGCTGGCTCCGGAGGTACGGAAGCTCAGGACTGGACTTCAATGTTGCTTCGTATGTATTTACGCTGGGCTGAATCGAAAGGCTTTAAGACAGAAGTTATTGAAGTTTCTGAAGGTGAAGTCGCTGGTTTGAAATCAGCGACTGTTCGTGTTTCCGGGGAGTATACCTATGGTTGGTTACGAACTGAGACAGGGGTTCACCGCCTTGTGCGTAAATCTCCTTTTGATTCAGGTGGCCGTCGTCATACATCATTTGCATCAGCATTTATTTATCCTGAAGTTGATGAAAATATTGCGATCGATGTCAATCCCGCAGATTTAAGAATTGATGTGTACCGGGCATCCGGAGCTGGTGGTCAGCACGTTAACACGACTGAATCTGCTGTACGGATTACGCATTTACCTACCAATACTGTTGTTCAGTGTCAGACGGATCGTTCTCAGCATAAGAATAAAGATCAGGCAATGAAACAGCTGCGTGCAAAATTGTTTGAGCTTGAGCTGCAAAAACAAAATGCTGAGAAGCAGGCAAATGAAGATGCGAAATCTGATATCGGCTGGGGTAGTCAGATTCGTTCTTATGTGCTGGATGACTCTCGAATTAAGGATTTAAGAACCGGGATTGAAAACCGGAATACTCAGGCAGTCCTTGATGGTGATTTGGATAAATTTATAGAAGCTAGTCTGAAGTCAGGTCTTTAG